A region of Paenimyroides aestuarii DNA encodes the following proteins:
- a CDS encoding flippase-like domain-containing protein, translated as MKEFLMLLLKIAVVGGAFYFINKQLTEKDFDWEIIAKALHTPNAWFLVGILLLLTFLNRFIEILKWKNLAQTVKPISIWESTKQVLIGITFGIVTPNGIGEYAGKAWFYERKNTVKIIFLNAVCNGIQVVFSVLFGLIGTFYINSLHQFIATKYIVLFFGVLIAVILVILSVKNIRIKGYSLQSLFKSLNEIPKTIHRKNIGLALLRYLVLIHQYFILYTLFHVEIPYFVLLAVVASIYLLASSLPNFQAVDFALKGSVAIYLFSFFGVDGWIVTLVAALIWLLNLVIPISIGSVLLLIFNPKKNSNQQAI; from the coding sequence ATGAAAGAATTCCTAATGCTGTTGCTAAAAATAGCAGTGGTTGGCGGCGCTTTTTATTTTATTAACAAACAGCTCACCGAGAAAGATTTCGATTGGGAAATTATTGCCAAAGCATTACACACACCAAATGCTTGGTTTTTAGTGGGCATATTATTGCTGCTTACCTTTTTAAACAGATTTATCGAGATTTTGAAATGGAAAAATTTGGCACAAACTGTAAAGCCAATCAGTATTTGGGAAAGCACCAAACAGGTTTTGATTGGTATTACTTTTGGCATTGTTACACCAAACGGTATTGGCGAATACGCAGGAAAAGCATGGTTTTATGAGCGGAAAAACACCGTGAAAATTATCTTTTTAAATGCGGTTTGCAACGGTATTCAAGTGGTTTTTTCAGTGCTTTTTGGGTTAATTGGTACGTTTTACATAAATTCCTTACACCAATTTATTGCTACAAAATATATTGTACTATTCTTCGGGGTTTTAATAGCTGTAATTTTAGTGATTCTTTCCGTTAAAAACATTCGCATAAAGGGTTATTCTTTACAAAGCCTTTTCAAAAGTTTAAACGAAATTCCTAAGACAATTCATCGAAAAAACATCGGTTTGGCATTGTTAAGGTATTTAGTGTTGATCCATCAGTATTTTATTCTGTACACGCTTTTCCATGTAGAAATCCCGTATTTTGTGTTATTGGCTGTGGTGGCGAGTATTTATCTGTTGGCATCGAGCTTGCCCAATTTTCAGGCAGTTGACTTTGCTTTGAAAGGAAGTGTGGCTATTTATTTATTCAGCTTTTTTGGTGTGGACGGATGGATTGTAACGCTTGTAGCCGCTCTTATTTGGTTGTTGAATTTGGTAATTCCTATATCAATTGGAAGTGTTTTGCTGCTTATTTTTAATCCGAAGAAGAATTCAAACCAACAGGCAATATAA
- a CDS encoding DUF456 domain-containing protein yields MEILILIISLLFVIAGIVGSVLPALPGPPISWIGLLILYTTPGIAFDYWLLGITFVFTLIIVILDYVIPAQGTKRFGGSKYGIWGTNIGLIVGLFFPPFGFIIGPFLGAFIGELIYDQNDSKRALKAATGSFIGFVASTFVKFVFCMILLGMYIHTVWKYGSVWF; encoded by the coding sequence ATGGAAATTTTAATACTGATTATAAGTTTGTTATTTGTAATTGCCGGAATTGTTGGCAGCGTGTTGCCTGCTTTGCCCGGACCGCCTATTAGCTGGATTGGACTGCTGATTTTATACACCACACCCGGCATTGCTTTTGATTATTGGTTATTGGGAATTACCTTTGTTTTTACGCTGATCATTGTGATTTTAGATTATGTGATTCCGGCACAAGGCACCAAACGTTTTGGAGGCAGTAAATATGGAATTTGGGGCACAAACATTGGATTGATTGTGGGGCTATTCTTTCCTCCTTTTGGATTTATTATTGGCCCATTCTTAGGTGCTTTTATTGGGGAATTGATTTACGACCAAAACGATTCTAAACGTGCATTGAAAGCAGCTACGGGTTCTTTTATAGGTTTTGTAGCCTCTACTTTTGTAAAATTTGTATTTTGTATGATTTTATTGGGAATGTACATTCACACCGTTTGGAAATATGGGAGTGTTTGGTTTTAG
- a CDS encoding energy transducer TonB, with translation MKNTILIFFFLLIGFKTIAQETIDVDDIKVHTFVQRKAEPKEGIAGFYQSYSKKFNSSKFSSSTGTLDVRLKFIVEKDGTFSDIQVLNESNEGLGEEAIRVLKTMPAWKPATHKGKIVRSVFRLPMKIRADEKTEKSEEVEEKSLSQVLEKKEAISQTYLKSLDNFLVNTDLFEFRCNCTFVKNDHKKEYRYESQDGFVYYQISIEKKDAKEAEQTINDVKSNMINQGFIVSEIQLSGNKAVELTINTRGYGPYGKSKMIILYNEGYFIGIIISSEDPQIADAVTEHFKQTFKLKL, from the coding sequence ATGAAAAATACAATATTAATTTTCTTTTTTCTTTTGATAGGATTTAAGACAATAGCACAAGAAACAATTGATGTTGATGATATTAAGGTTCACACCTTTGTGCAAAGAAAAGCTGAACCTAAAGAAGGAATAGCAGGTTTTTATCAGAGTTACTCAAAGAAATTCAATTCATCAAAATTTTCATCTTCCACCGGCACATTAGATGTAAGATTAAAATTTATTGTCGAAAAAGATGGTACTTTCAGCGATATTCAAGTTCTAAATGAAAGTAATGAAGGTTTAGGCGAAGAAGCAATTCGTGTCTTGAAAACAATGCCTGCTTGGAAACCAGCTACACACAAAGGTAAAATAGTTCGCTCTGTTTTTAGATTACCAATGAAAATACGTGCTGATGAAAAAACTGAAAAAAGTGAAGAAGTGGAAGAAAAGTCTTTAAGTCAAGTTTTAGAAAAGAAGGAAGCTATATCTCAAACCTATTTAAAATCATTAGATAATTTCCTTGTTAACACAGATCTGTTTGAGTTTAGATGCAACTGTACATTTGTTAAAAATGATCATAAAAAAGAGTATCGTTATGAAAGTCAAGATGGGTTTGTTTATTATCAAATTTCGATTGAAAAGAAAGATGCGAAAGAAGCTGAACAGACTATAAATGATGTGAAAAGCAATATGATTAACCAAGGTTTTATAGTTAGTGAAATACAACTATCTGGAAATAAAGCTGTAGAGTTGACAATTAATACAAGAGGTTACGGACCATATGGTAAATCAAAAATGATTATATTGTATAATGAAGGTTATTTTATAGGTATAATTATATCATCCGAAGACCCGCAAATTGCCGATGCTGTTACAGAACATTTCAAACAAACCTTTAAACTTAAATTATAA
- a CDS encoding energy transducer TonB, producing MKKVLIIFLVFCASTAMQAQESSAREDNKIYRFVQKQAAPKQEMSAFLQAFTNEFNPLVIPPKYDEISFKLQFVVEKNGLLSNAEIKGNEHAYGYIGEIIRVLKMMPAWKPAEKNGKIVRSFHTVPITLRFPMRNVDKALLDKAILERTVSTDYFEFECSCKLINSSTNQYNKVKEFSYSTADNSTFYSITIKEILLSNTTHHLNIIKADAALKKTAIKEVDYKSYKALEGHFSVNSNEVMYYNNTIYFIAGTYLINITVISPNAQISKFNFADLKRTFKLKTDTL from the coding sequence ATGAAAAAGGTACTCATCATATTTCTTGTTTTTTGTGCTTCAACTGCAATGCAAGCGCAAGAATCAAGCGCGCGTGAGGATAACAAAATATATCGATTTGTACAGAAACAAGCAGCACCCAAACAAGAAATGTCTGCTTTTTTGCAAGCTTTCACCAATGAGTTTAATCCTTTGGTTATTCCGCCAAAATATGATGAAATTTCTTTTAAACTGCAATTTGTAGTCGAAAAAAATGGGTTGCTTTCTAATGCTGAAATAAAAGGAAATGAACATGCTTATGGTTATATCGGTGAAATAATCAGGGTTTTAAAAATGATGCCGGCTTGGAAACCTGCCGAAAAAAATGGAAAAATAGTTCGTTCTTTTCATACGGTGCCGATTACACTTAGGTTTCCCATGCGAAATGTTGATAAAGCCTTATTAGACAAAGCCATTTTAGAGCGAACAGTTAGCACCGATTATTTTGAATTTGAGTGTAGTTGTAAATTAATCAATAGCAGTACCAATCAATACAATAAGGTGAAAGAGTTTTCATACAGCACCGCAGACAACAGCACTTTTTACTCCATTACCATAAAGGAAATACTTTTGAGCAATACAACGCACCATTTGAATATCATTAAAGCAGATGCTGCGTTGAAAAAAACAGCAATTAAGGAAGTTGATTACAAAAGCTATAAAGCCTTAGAAGGTCATTTCAGCGTGAATAGTAATGAAGTGATGTATTATAACAACACCATTTACTTTATCGCTGGGACCTATTTAATCAATATCACAGTGATTTCGCCTAACGCGCAAATTTCAAAGTTTAATTTTGCTGATTTGAAACGAACTTTTAAATTAAAAACAGATACATTATGA
- a CDS encoding energy transducer TonB, translated as MKKNLFLMLCVFGFSLGFAQDKIYKNNEVDVIAAPYEGMSAFYQTIAKEIDIVNLEKLPNKKVDFRVFFIVEKDGSFTDFNTEGISFGRANEVIAALKKMPKWKPAVYNSENVRSQMIIPISLIGSKPKR; from the coding sequence ATGAAAAAAAATCTTTTCTTAATGCTATGTGTGTTTGGTTTTAGTTTAGGCTTTGCACAAGATAAAATTTATAAAAACAATGAAGTAGATGTGATTGCAGCACCGTATGAAGGTATGTCTGCTTTTTATCAAACTATTGCCAAGGAAATCGATATAGTGAATCTTGAAAAATTGCCCAACAAAAAAGTTGATTTCAGAGTGTTTTTTATAGTTGAAAAAGACGGAAGTTTTACTGATTTTAATACAGAAGGTATCAGCTTTGGACGTGCCAATGAAGTGATAGCGGCTCTCAAAAAAATGCCAAAATGGAAACCCGCTGTATATAACAGTGAAAATGTGAGGTCGCAAATGATTATTCCCATCTCATTAATCGGTTCAAAACCTAAAAGATAA
- the trxA gene encoding thioredoxin, with amino-acid sequence MALEITDATFDEVVLKSDKPVVVDFWAEWCGPCKMLGPTIEELSGDFDGKVVVGKVDVDANQDFASQYGVRNIPTVLIFQNGEVVGRQVGVAPKQTYVDALNKLL; translated from the coding sequence ATGGCTTTAGAAATAACAGATGCTACCTTTGACGAAGTAGTATTAAAATCAGACAAACCAGTAGTAGTAGATTTTTGGGCAGAATGGTGTGGTCCTTGTAAAATGTTAGGTCCAACTATTGAAGAACTATCAGGTGATTTTGATGGAAAAGTAGTGGTAGGAAAAGTAGATGTAGATGCAAATCAAGATTTTGCATCGCAATACGGAGTGCGCAATATACCAACAGTTTTAATTTTCCAAAACGGAGAAGTAGTTGGTCGCCAAGTAGGTGTAGCACCAAAACAAACATACGTTGATGCTTTAAACAAACTTTTATAA
- the dnaE gene encoding DNA polymerase III subunit alpha, whose translation MYIIFDTETTGLPKDWNAPITDVDNWPRCIQIAWQLHDELGNLVAHEDYLIKPDGFDIPYDSERIHGISTLLATEKGVDINTVLAKFNTALSKAKFVVGQNVGFDLNIMGAEFHRAAVQSSLNNMPVLDTCTEVTADLLKISGGRGGRYKLPTLTELHEYLFGVPFGEAHNATADVEATTRCFFELIRKNVFTESELQQPAGYLQHFKEVNPQPFQLIGLKHINLKKASEEIRKQLEAAGVIKEEAKQVISTDVKKAYEAAVFAHLHNHTQFSVLQSTIDIGAMIKKAAKEKMSAVAMTDHGNMMGAFKFVSAVLDHNKNAKKANEAAIENGEQPTESELKPIVGCEFFVCENHTDKSKKDNGYQIVLLAKNKNGYHNLAKLSSIASINGFYYVPRIDKETLLKYKEDVIVLSGNLFGEIPNKILNIGEKQAEEALLWWKEHFQDDFYLEIMRHNQEDEDRVNKTLIAFSQKHHVKLVATNNTYYLEKSDANAHDILLCVKDGEKQATPIGRGRGYRYGLPNQEYYYKTQAEMKALFKDLPEAIINIQEIVDKIEVYSLYRDILLPKFDIPAEFIHPEDAIDGGKRGENAYLRHLTYEGAKRRYKEIDETITERLDFELKTVENSGYPGYFLIVQDFIAAARKMGVSVGPGRGSAAGSAVAYCLGITNLDPIKYDLLFERFLNPDRVSMPDIDIDFDDEGRGRVMDYVINKYGANQVAQIITYGKMATKSAIKDAARVLDLPLYESERIAKMIPTMMPSKWNLRRFLSEPEEDIKKVLRSEEFDAVKELINVAKQNDLLSETIQQAKIIEGSMRNTGIHACGVIITPDDITNFVPVQTAKDSELYVTQFDNSVAESAGLLKMDFLGLKTLTLIKDTIAIIKQRTGLEIDPEEIPIDDAKTYELFQRGETVGVFQYESPGMQKYMRELKPTVFGDLIAMNALYRPGPLEYIPSFVRRKNGEEEITYDLDACEEYLKETYGITVYQEQVMLLSQKLADFTKGEADVLRKAMGKKQKDVLDKMKPKFVEQAAAKGHDPKTLEKIWKDWEAFASYAFNKSHSTCYAWVAYQTAYLKAHYPAEYMAAVLSNNMNDIKSVTFFMEECRRMGLDVLGPDVNESHYKFAVNENYQIRFGMGAIKGVGEGAVNTIIENRKNGNYKSIFDLAKRIDLRSANKKAFENLALAGGFDCFSDTHRAQYFYTEGDGITFLEKAMKYGAKFQENENSAQVSLFGESSEVQIPEPVIPSCEEWTTMEKLAKEKDVVGIYISGHPLDDFKFELKYFCNVKLEQLKHLDLLVGRTVTFGGMISNVQFKTSSKGKDWAIFTVEGYDESIEMRMFNEDYLKNRHFLLNNTFVYFKVYVKEGWIKKDTNERSEPRMQFVELKLLNEVIPTFAKKLIIQIDVRQLKEMQVEKIRFIMDQNPGSKAVVFEVFELEEVQNRLQTEEINKLLPDVSDEETAELIEEKTTDIPLPEVQYLKKNLLEMPSKNMRIEISSDLLEELERMQVSFRLN comes from the coding sequence ATGTATATAATTTTTGATACCGAAACCACAGGTTTACCAAAGGATTGGAATGCACCTATTACCGATGTTGACAATTGGCCGCGATGCATACAAATTGCTTGGCAGTTGCATGATGAATTGGGGAATCTGGTGGCGCATGAAGACTATTTGATAAAACCCGATGGTTTTGACATTCCTTATGATTCAGAACGAATTCATGGTATTTCTACTTTATTGGCAACCGAAAAAGGGGTCGATATAAATACGGTTCTTGCGAAGTTTAACACGGCTTTGAGCAAAGCCAAATTTGTTGTGGGGCAAAATGTAGGTTTCGATTTGAATATAATGGGTGCCGAATTTCACAGGGCAGCCGTGCAATCGTCTTTAAACAATATGCCGGTGCTTGATACGTGTACCGAAGTTACAGCCGATTTGCTGAAAATTTCTGGCGGACGTGGAGGCAGATACAAATTACCCACTTTAACAGAGTTACACGAATATTTGTTTGGAGTGCCTTTTGGCGAAGCACACAACGCTACTGCCGATGTAGAAGCTACCACACGATGTTTTTTTGAATTGATTCGTAAAAACGTTTTCACAGAAAGTGAATTGCAGCAACCAGCCGGATATTTACAACATTTTAAAGAAGTAAATCCGCAACCTTTTCAGTTAATCGGTCTAAAACATATCAACCTAAAAAAAGCATCTGAAGAAATTCGGAAACAATTAGAAGCAGCGGGCGTTATAAAAGAAGAAGCGAAGCAAGTAATATCTACCGATGTTAAAAAAGCTTACGAAGCTGCTGTTTTTGCGCATTTGCACAATCACACACAGTTTTCGGTCTTGCAATCTACGATTGATATTGGTGCAATGATTAAAAAAGCTGCCAAAGAAAAAATGTCTGCCGTGGCAATGACCGATCACGGAAACATGATGGGTGCTTTTAAGTTTGTAAGTGCGGTTTTAGATCACAACAAAAATGCAAAAAAAGCCAATGAAGCAGCGATTGAAAACGGTGAGCAACCTACTGAATCGGAACTAAAACCTATTGTTGGTTGCGAGTTTTTTGTGTGCGAAAATCATACCGATAAATCTAAAAAAGATAACGGATATCAAATCGTATTGTTGGCAAAAAATAAAAACGGATACCACAATCTTGCGAAATTATCATCAATTGCATCGATAAATGGGTTTTATTATGTGCCTCGTATCGATAAAGAAACATTATTAAAATATAAGGAAGATGTAATCGTGCTTTCTGGTAATTTGTTTGGTGAAATTCCCAATAAAATTTTAAACATTGGTGAAAAGCAAGCCGAAGAAGCCCTGTTATGGTGGAAAGAACATTTTCAAGATGATTTTTATTTGGAAATCATGCGCCACAACCAAGAAGATGAAGACCGTGTAAACAAAACATTGATTGCTTTCTCACAAAAGCACCACGTGAAATTAGTGGCGACGAACAATACCTATTATTTAGAAAAATCCGATGCCAATGCCCACGATATTCTTTTGTGTGTAAAAGACGGCGAAAAACAAGCAACACCAATTGGACGCGGACGCGGATACCGCTACGGCTTACCGAACCAAGAATATTATTATAAAACTCAAGCGGAAATGAAGGCGCTTTTTAAAGATTTGCCTGAAGCCATCATTAATATTCAAGAAATTGTAGATAAGATTGAAGTATATTCGTTGTATCGAGATATTTTATTGCCAAAATTTGATATTCCTGCTGAATTTATCCACCCAGAAGATGCGATTGATGGAGGAAAACGAGGTGAAAATGCGTATTTACGCCATTTAACCTATGAAGGAGCCAAACGCCGATACAAAGAAATTGACGAAACAATTACCGAACGCTTAGATTTTGAACTAAAAACAGTTGAAAATTCAGGTTATCCGGGTTATTTTTTAATTGTGCAAGATTTCATTGCGGCAGCCCGAAAAATGGGTGTGTCGGTTGGTCCGGGGCGTGGTTCTGCTGCGGGTTCGGCGGTGGCCTATTGTTTGGGAATCACCAATTTAGATCCTATTAAATATGATTTGCTTTTTGAGCGTTTTTTGAATCCAGACCGTGTGTCGATGCCCGATATTGATATCGATTTCGATGATGAAGGGCGTGGGCGTGTTATGGATTATGTAATCAACAAATACGGTGCAAATCAGGTGGCACAAATCATTACTTATGGTAAAATGGCAACTAAATCGGCTATTAAAGATGCGGCGCGTGTGTTGGATTTGCCTTTGTACGAATCGGAACGTATCGCCAAAATGATACCTACCATGATGCCGAGTAAATGGAATTTGCGTCGTTTTTTATCAGAACCAGAGGAAGATATCAAAAAAGTATTGCGTTCGGAAGAGTTTGATGCGGTGAAAGAATTAATCAACGTTGCCAAACAAAACGATTTGCTTTCGGAAACCATTCAGCAGGCAAAAATCATTGAAGGTTCTATGCGAAACACCGGAATTCATGCTTGTGGAGTAATCATTACGCCCGATGATATTACCAATTTCGTGCCTGTGCAAACGGCAAAAGATTCTGAATTGTATGTAACCCAATTTGATAACTCGGTTGCCGAGAGTGCTGGTTTGCTCAAGATGGATTTCTTGGGTTTAAAAACCCTTACATTAATAAAAGATACCATTGCGATTATCAAGCAGCGTACCGGTTTAGAAATAGATCCGGAAGAAATTCCGATTGATGATGCGAAAACCTATGAATTGTTCCAACGCGGAGAAACCGTAGGTGTGTTTCAATACGAATCTCCGGGAATGCAAAAATACATGCGCGAGCTGAAACCTACGGTTTTTGGTGATTTAATTGCCATGAATGCTTTGTATCGCCCCGGACCGTTGGAATATATTCCATCGTTTGTTCGAAGAAAAAATGGTGAGGAAGAAATTACCTACGATTTAGATGCCTGCGAAGAATACTTAAAAGAAACCTACGGAATCACTGTTTATCAGGAACAGGTAATGCTTTTGTCGCAAAAATTAGCCGATTTTACTAAAGGTGAAGCCGATGTATTGCGTAAGGCAATGGGTAAAAAACAAAAAGATGTTTTGGATAAAATGAAACCTAAATTTGTAGAACAAGCAGCTGCAAAAGGACATGACCCTAAAACATTAGAAAAAATCTGGAAAGATTGGGAAGCTTTTGCTTCGTATGCTTTCAACAAGTCACACTCTACTTGTTATGCGTGGGTGGCTTATCAAACCGCTTATTTAAAAGCACATTACCCAGCAGAATATATGGCTGCTGTGCTTTCAAACAATATGAACGATATTAAATCGGTTACGTTTTTCATGGAAGAATGCCGCCGCATGGGGTTAGACGTGTTAGGACCTGATGTAAATGAGTCGCACTACAAATTTGCCGTAAACGAGAATTATCAAATTCGCTTTGGAATGGGTGCTATTAAAGGAGTTGGCGAAGGTGCTGTAAACACCATTATCGAGAATAGAAAAAACGGAAATTATAAATCGATTTTTGATTTGGCAAAACGCATCGATTTAAGATCAGCCAATAAAAAAGCCTTCGAAAATCTGGCATTAGCCGGTGGTTTTGATTGTTTTTCAGATACGCATCGTGCACAATATTTTTATACCGAAGGCGATGGAATTACCTTTTTAGAGAAAGCAATGAAATACGGAGCTAAATTTCAAGAAAATGAAAACTCTGCCCAAGTGAGTTTGTTTGGAGAAAGCAGCGAAGTACAGATTCCCGAGCCTGTAATTCCAAGTTGCGAAGAATGGACAACGATGGAAAAATTGGCAAAAGAAAAAGATGTAGTGGGTATTTACATTTCGGGGCATCCGTTAGATGATTTTAAGTTTGAACTGAAATATTTCTGCAATGTAAAATTAGAGCAGTTAAAACATTTAGATCTTTTGGTGGGCAGAACCGTAACTTTTGGCGGAATGATTTCAAATGTGCAATTCAAAACCTCTTCAAAAGGAAAAGATTGGGCGATTTTTACGGTAGAAGGATATGATGAAAGCATTGAAATGCGCATGTTTAATGAAGATTATCTGAAAAACCGTCACTTTTTGTTGAACAACACTTTTGTGTATTTTAAAGTGTATGTGAAAGAAGGCTGGATTAAGAAAGATACCAACGAACGTTCAGAACCGCGCATGCAGTTTGTTGAGCTAAAGTTGTTAAACGAAGTAATTCCAACATTTGCAAAAAAATTAATTATTCAAATCGATGTTCGCCAATTAAAAGAAATGCAAGTTGAAAAAATTCGTTTTATAATGGATCAAAATCCAGGTTCAAAAGCAGTTGTTTTTGAAGTTTTTGAATTGGAAGAAGTGCAAAATCGTTTGCAAACCGAAGAGATCAACAAATTATTGCCCGATGTGTCAGACGAAGAAACGGCAGAGCTCATTGAAGAAAAAACCACCGATATTCCATTGCCCGAGGTGCAGTATTTGAAAAAAAATCTATTAGAAATGCCCAGCAAAAATATGCGTATAGAAATTTCATCTGATTTGTTGGAAGAATTAGAGCGTATGCAGGTTTCCTTTAGATTGAATTAA
- a CDS encoding DUF6252 family protein: protein MKKYFLLALMAVSLVSCEEELSTNTPTLEVMNGYTFWRANNLAANVNSDGDLVIVGVNESENVTLFIDNYEFGGEYTLGVSNLNVATYSKTIDDKMYLYSTSSSTGKGYIKLDPVEKQVPGTISGTFMAEMVPVDEAMVLPEMPIVNLNKGVFFRIPLSYPSAPPQAPKQ from the coding sequence ATGAAAAAATATTTTTTACTTGCATTAATGGCAGTCTCATTAGTTTCGTGCGAAGAAGAATTAAGCACTAATACACCCACTTTAGAAGTCATGAATGGTTATACGTTTTGGCGAGCAAACAACTTGGCAGCAAACGTGAATAGTGATGGTGATTTAGTTATTGTAGGTGTAAACGAATCTGAAAATGTTACCCTATTTATAGATAACTATGAATTTGGTGGCGAATATACCTTAGGAGTTTCTAACTTAAATGTAGCAACTTATTCTAAAACTATAGATGATAAAATGTATTTATACAGCACTTCATCATCAACAGGAAAAGGATACATTAAGTTGGATCCAGTTGAAAAACAAGTTCCCGGAACAATCTCTGGTACCTTTATGGCAGAAATGGTGCCAGTTGACGAAGCAATGGTTTTGCCTGAAATGCCTATTGTGAACTTAAACAAAGGGGTGTTTTTTAGAATTCCATTATCGTATCCATCTGCACCACCACAAGCACCCAAACAATAA
- a CDS encoding 30S ribosomal protein S16, whose translation MSVKIRLQRHGKKGKPFYWVVAADARAKRDGKFLEKIGTYNPNTNPATIDLNVDAAAKWLFNGAQPTDTARAILSYKGALLKHHLNGGVRKGALTQEQADAKFAAWLEEKANKVNSKVSGLADNKAAAKAAALNAEKEVNAKRIAAAQEAKAAAEAATAEEATPEVEENTEETEA comes from the coding sequence ATGTCTGTAAAAATTAGATTACAAAGACACGGTAAAAAAGGAAAACCTTTTTACTGGGTAGTAGCTGCTGATGCACGTGCTAAAAGAGATGGTAAATTCTTAGAAAAAATCGGAACTTACAATCCAAACACAAATCCTGCAACGATTGACTTAAATGTTGATGCTGCTGCAAAATGGTTATTTAATGGTGCGCAACCAACCGATACTGCTCGCGCAATTTTATCGTACAAAGGTGCATTATTAAAACACCACTTAAACGGAGGTGTTCGCAAAGGTGCTTTAACTCAAGAACAAGCTGATGCAAAATTTGCTGCTTGGTTGGAAGAAAAAGCAAACAAAGTAAACTCTAAAGTTTCTGGATTGGCTGACAACAAAGCTGCTGCTAAAGCTGCTGCATTAAACGCTGAAAAAGAAGTAAATGCAAAACGTATTGCTGCTGCACAAGAAGCTAAAGCTGCTGCTGAAGCTGCAACTGCAGAAGAAGCTACTCCTGAAGTAGAAGAAAATACAGAAGAAACGGAAGCATAA
- the rimM gene encoding ribosome maturation factor RimM (Essential for efficient processing of 16S rRNA): protein MRIKDCFYLGKIAKKFSFKGEVLVFLDTDEPELYTELESMFVEINGHLVPFFIEKASIHKEKFLRTQFEDVHSEDAADDLVGKDVYLPLTMLPKLEGNKFYYHEVVGFDAIDQRLGNFGTIARISDNGVQALFEVQKDDALILVPLIDAFIIEVNRENKSILFNTPEGLIDLYL, encoded by the coding sequence ATGCGTATAAAAGATTGTTTTTACTTAGGAAAAATCGCAAAGAAATTTAGTTTCAAAGGCGAAGTTTTGGTGTTTTTAGACACCGATGAGCCTGAATTGTACACAGAATTGGAATCAATGTTCGTTGAAATAAACGGACATTTGGTTCCTTTTTTTATTGAAAAAGCATCCATACACAAAGAAAAATTTCTTCGCACACAATTTGAAGATGTGCATTCTGAAGATGCAGCTGATGATTTAGTGGGAAAAGATGTGTATTTGCCACTTACCATGCTTCCGAAATTAGAAGGAAACAAATTTTACTACCATGAAGTGGTTGGTTTTGATGCCATTGACCAGCGATTAGGTAATTTTGGAACTATTGCCCGAATAAGCGACAACGGCGTACAAGCCTTGTTTGAAGTTCAAAAAGATGACGCCTTGATTTTAGTTCCTTTAATAGACGCATTTATTATTGAAGTAAATCGTGAAAATAAATCCATTCTTTTCAACACGCCAGAAGGTTTGATCGATTTGTATTTATAA
- a CDS encoding tRNA1(Val) (adenine(37)-N6)-methyltransferase: MFQFKKFTIQQERSAMKVGTDGVLLGAWTPIFHQPFNILDIGAGTGLIALMLAQRSDATQIDAVEIDEDAYEECVYNFERSPWNDRLFCYHASIDEFTEEFFEDEEEYDLIVSNPPFYSENYSSGYEKRDQARFQEALPFDELIECAQALLSEKGIFAVIIPYKEEKNFIDLAESVGLFPLKITRVKGNTVSEIKRSLIAFSRFKQESIIDELTIETTRHNYTEAYINLTKDFYLKM, from the coding sequence ATGTTCCAATTCAAAAAATTTACCATTCAACAAGAGAGAAGTGCCATGAAAGTTGGTACAGACGGTGTTTTGCTTGGCGCTTGGACTCCTATTTTTCACCAACCTTTCAACATATTAGACATTGGCGCCGGAACCGGTTTAATTGCATTAATGCTGGCACAGCGAAGCGATGCAACACAAATTGATGCCGTGGAAATTGATGAAGATGCTTATGAAGAATGCGTTTACAACTTTGAACGAAGCCCTTGGAACGACCGTTTATTTTGCTATCATGCATCGATTGATGAATTCACAGAAGAATTTTTTGAGGATGAAGAAGAATATGATTTAATTGTATCGAACCCACCTTTTTATTCTGAAAATTATTCATCGGGATACGAAAAACGCGATCAAGCACGCTTTCAAGAAGCTTTACCGTTTGATGAACTAATAGAATGTGCACAAGCATTATTATCTGAAAAGGGCATCTTCGCAGTGATCATTCCCTATAAAGAAGAAAAAAACTTTATTGATTTAGCGGAATCTGTTGGATTGTTCCCGTTAAAGATAACACGAGTTAAAGGAAACACGGTATCTGAAATAAAACGCAGTTTAATCGCTTTTTCTAGATTCAAACAAGAATCTATTATTGATGAATTAACCATTGAAACAACCCGCCATAACTACACTGAAGCTTACATAAATCTAACAAAAGACTTTTATTTGAAGATGTAA